One genomic segment of Mesoterricola silvestris includes these proteins:
- a CDS encoding helix-turn-helix domain-containing protein, whose product MNDQDAPFFQALGSRIASARKALNRTQQELADQLGVAQQTYAKWEMGRARIQVDMLPRLAQGLQVSMDELVGVKTGPQPKRGPANKFEKRIERMRKLPRTKQQLILDMLDAFLAKASH is encoded by the coding sequence ATGAACGACCAGGACGCCCCTTTCTTCCAGGCTCTCGGCAGCCGCATCGCCAGCGCCCGCAAAGCCCTGAATCGCACCCAGCAGGAGCTTGCCGACCAGCTCGGCGTCGCCCAGCAGACCTATGCCAAATGGGAGATGGGACGCGCCCGCATCCAGGTGGACATGCTCCCCCGGCTGGCGCAGGGCTTGCAGGTGTCCATGGACGAGCTGGTGGGCGTGAAAACGGGTCCGCAGCCCAAACGCGGTCCCGCGAACAAATTCGAGAAACGCATCGAGCGGATGCGCAAGCTTCCCCGGACCAAACAGCAGCTCATCCTGGACATGCTGGACGCCTTCCTCGCCAAAGCGAGCCACTGA
- a CDS encoding recombinase family protein encodes MGPRKANGTLRAYGYVRVSTADQADFGVSLDAQTERIRGWCQGNGYELVEVHVDRGLSGGRCDNRPALQDALRAVGRGESLVVYSLSRLARSTRDTLLIAESLDRKGADLVSLSEKIDTTSSTGKMVFRMLAVLSEFERDVISERTSMAMKHLKQSGRYTGGFEPYGYRCVEGALQAVPEEREVVQLIQRFHEAGASLRTIGRRLSEVGITSRAGKPFQAIQIARILKAG; translated from the coding sequence ATGGGTCCACGGAAGGCGAACGGAACGCTGCGAGCCTACGGCTACGTCCGGGTTTCGACGGCGGACCAGGCGGACTTCGGGGTGAGCCTGGACGCGCAGACGGAACGCATCCGGGGCTGGTGCCAGGGCAACGGCTACGAGCTGGTGGAAGTCCATGTGGACCGGGGACTGAGCGGCGGGCGCTGCGATAACCGTCCCGCGCTCCAGGACGCCCTCCGAGCCGTAGGACGGGGCGAGTCCCTGGTGGTCTACAGCCTGAGCCGGCTGGCGCGATCCACGCGGGACACGCTGCTGATCGCCGAGAGCCTGGACCGCAAGGGCGCGGACCTGGTGTCGTTGTCCGAGAAGATCGACACCACGTCCTCCACGGGCAAGATGGTGTTCCGGATGCTGGCGGTCCTCTCCGAATTCGAGCGGGACGTGATCAGTGAGCGCACGTCCATGGCGATGAAGCACCTGAAGCAGTCCGGGCGCTACACGGGCGGATTCGAGCCGTATGGCTACCGCTGCGTGGAAGGTGCCCTCCAGGCGGTCCCGGAGGAGCGGGAGGTGGTCCAGCTCATCCAGCGGTTCCATGAAGCCGGGGCGTCCCTGCGGACCATCGGCAGGCGCCTGTCCGAGGTGGGGATCACCTCCCGGGCGGGCAAGCCGTTCCAGGCAATCCAGATCGCCCGCATCCTCAAGGCGGGTTGA
- the xerC gene encoding site-specific tyrosine recombinase XerC, with protein sequence MPRRGQHRQRPPVGDVRDPDSLYHHMLRYLAFLAEKNYSPRTIETRENYLRYLIAWCDERSLTKPAQIDRPILERYQRYLFYYRKADGEPLSTRSQHSRIIPIRHWFSWLVKKGHLLYSPATDLELPRLEKRLPKAILTAREAETVLAIPEVGNSIGLRDRAILETFYSTGMRRLELINLTVHNIDRERGTVMIRQGKGRKDRLIPIGERALAWIERYRDSARPELVTGRDDGTLFLSEWGEAFAPNAMTRLVRIYVEKSGVGKKGACHLFRHTMATLMLEGGADIRFIQAMLGHAELSTTEIYTQVSIRLLKSVHAATHPGRLPEAGRHALDPEPTAEALLEALEREADEEGED encoded by the coding sequence ATGCCCCGGCGTGGTCAGCATCGCCAGCGTCCGCCGGTTGGCGATGTCCGCGACCCGGACAGCCTCTACCACCACATGCTCCGCTACCTGGCGTTCCTGGCTGAGAAGAACTACAGCCCCCGGACCATCGAGACCCGGGAGAACTACCTGCGCTACCTCATTGCCTGGTGTGATGAGCGCAGCCTGACCAAGCCCGCCCAGATCGACCGCCCCATCCTGGAGCGGTATCAGCGTTACCTGTTCTACTACCGCAAGGCGGATGGCGAGCCGCTGTCCACGCGCAGCCAGCATTCCAGGATCATCCCCATCCGGCATTGGTTCTCGTGGCTGGTCAAGAAAGGGCACCTGCTCTACAGCCCTGCCACGGACCTGGAACTGCCCCGGCTGGAGAAACGGCTGCCCAAAGCCATCCTGACGGCGCGGGAGGCTGAAACGGTGCTGGCGATCCCGGAGGTGGGCAATTCCATCGGGCTGCGGGACAGAGCCATCCTGGAGACGTTCTATTCCACGGGGATGCGGCGGCTGGAACTCATCAACCTGACAGTCCACAACATCGACCGGGAGCGCGGGACCGTCATGATCCGCCAGGGCAAGGGCAGGAAAGACCGGCTCATTCCCATTGGAGAACGTGCGCTGGCGTGGATCGAGCGGTATCGGGACAGCGCCCGCCCGGAACTGGTCACGGGCAGGGATGACGGGACGCTGTTCCTGTCCGAATGGGGCGAGGCGTTCGCCCCCAACGCGATGACGCGGCTGGTGCGCATCTACGTGGAGAAGTCGGGCGTCGGCAAGAAGGGCGCCTGTCACTTATTCCGGCACACGATGGCGACCCTCATGCTGGAGGGTGGCGCGGACATCCGGTTCATCCAGGCGATGCTCGGTCACGCCGAACTCAGCACCACGGAAATCTATACCCAGGTCAGCATCCGGCTCCTCAAGAGCGTCCACGCCGCCACGCACCCCGGAAGGCTCCCGGAGGCTGGGAGACATGCCCTGGACCCCGAACCCACCGCTGAAGCCCTCCTGGAGGCGCTGGAGCGGGAAGCGGATGAGGAGGGCGAGGATTGA
- a CDS encoding CHC2 zinc finger domain-containing protein, with translation MARIPDEELERLKAEVSVERLVEASGIVLTRTGKDRTGKCPFHEESEGSLIVTPGKNLWHCFGCGVGGGPVDWVMKTQGISFRHAVELLRADLSLAPAESLAKSSSVRRLPPPVAFDADDQALLQQTITYYHDTLKTSPEALDYLKARGIDHPEAIERFKLGYANRTLGYSLPIKAVKAGGEIRGRLQKLGLYRESGHEHFTGSLVIPIQDEEGNVQEVYGRKLLNNLRKGTPYHLYLPGPHRGVWNLEGLKGKEVILCEALIDALTFWCAGYRNVTAAYGVEGFTPDHLEAFRSQGVERVLIAYDRDEAGDRAADKLAQKLMDSGMACFRVQFPKGMDANDYALKVAPAMKSLGLAIRNAVWMGNGKAPERSLGAILEEKKAAKEESTRTPGPVQDRPVPVPSLAAIPKPPSGTPNQVLPETPNDVIQEPMPASPLPAAPGDDLSCELDGKDLFLALEDRKFRVRGWEKPLNPETLKVNLMVSRGEAFHVDTLDLYQSKARAGFIRQAGLELGESEDTLKRDLGKVLRKVEALQADALSEALAAKAKLPPITEAEHAEALELLKAPDLMGRILRDFNALGVVGEESNKLTGYLAAVSRLLDRPLALLIQSASAAGKSSLMDAVLDLIPEEDVIRYSAMSGQSIFYMGDRSLQHKILAIAEEEGAKQASYALKLLQSEGRVTMASTGKDPQSGMLVTHDYTVEGPVSLFLTTTAIDLDEELLNRCLVLTVNESREQTRAIHALQRSRETLEGLLARESRDSLLKLHRNAQRLLQPLAVVNPYAAQLSFRDDQTRSRRDHVKYLTLIRAIALLHQFQRDVKTHGSLRYIEVTPEDIALANELAQEVFSRTVDELLPQTRKLLTLIHGWVKAECEGRGMDPADFHFTRRQAREALGWGDTQLWTHLGRLVEMEFLLPHKGRGKTVEYELLYKGEDPEGRGGILGLMDGDRLQAEGMTAEIRGEGENIRGGEAENSGLFRGVFGAYSGAVRGSAMEAEAAPDMALAAGEPVNGEKRSSYVPHAVLSYPLMDRGN, from the coding sequence ATGGCTCGCATCCCGGATGAGGAACTGGAGCGCCTGAAAGCGGAGGTTTCGGTCGAGCGCCTGGTGGAGGCGTCCGGGATCGTGCTGACCAGGACCGGCAAGGACCGGACGGGGAAATGCCCGTTCCATGAGGAATCGGAAGGCTCCCTGATCGTCACGCCGGGCAAGAACCTCTGGCACTGCTTCGGCTGCGGCGTGGGCGGCGGTCCCGTGGATTGGGTGATGAAGACCCAGGGCATCAGCTTCCGCCATGCGGTGGAGCTGCTGCGGGCGGACCTGTCCCTGGCTCCAGCCGAGAGCCTGGCGAAGTCCAGCAGCGTGCGGCGGTTGCCGCCCCCGGTGGCGTTCGATGCCGATGACCAGGCGCTTTTGCAGCAGACCATCACCTACTACCACGACACGCTGAAGACCTCCCCGGAAGCCCTGGACTACCTGAAAGCCCGTGGGATCGACCATCCGGAGGCTATCGAGCGGTTCAAGCTGGGCTATGCGAATCGGACCCTGGGCTACAGCCTGCCCATCAAGGCGGTGAAGGCTGGGGGCGAAATCCGGGGGCGGCTCCAGAAGCTGGGACTCTACCGGGAATCGGGGCACGAGCATTTCACGGGGAGTCTGGTCATCCCGATCCAGGACGAGGAAGGCAACGTCCAGGAGGTCTACGGGCGCAAGCTGCTCAACAACCTCCGCAAGGGGACGCCCTACCACCTGTATCTGCCGGGTCCGCACCGGGGCGTGTGGAACCTGGAGGGGCTGAAGGGCAAGGAAGTGATCCTGTGCGAGGCGCTGATTGACGCCCTGACGTTCTGGTGCGCGGGATACCGGAACGTGACCGCAGCCTATGGGGTGGAGGGGTTCACCCCGGACCACCTGGAGGCGTTCAGGAGCCAGGGCGTGGAGCGGGTGCTGATCGCCTACGACCGGGACGAAGCCGGGGACCGTGCCGCGGACAAGCTCGCCCAGAAGCTGATGGACAGCGGCATGGCGTGTTTCCGGGTCCAGTTCCCCAAGGGGATGGACGCGAACGACTACGCCCTGAAGGTGGCTCCCGCCATGAAGTCCCTGGGGCTGGCGATCCGGAACGCGGTCTGGATGGGCAACGGGAAAGCTCCCGAACGCAGCCTGGGTGCGATCCTGGAGGAAAAGAAGGCGGCTAAAGAAGAAAGCACCAGGACGCCCGGACCCGTCCAGGACCGCCCGGTGCCTGTTCCCTCTTTAGCTGCCATCCCTAAGCCGCCCTCCGGGACGCCGAATCAGGTATTACCTGAGACGCCGAATGACGTAATCCAGGAACCCATGCCCGCCTCCCCATTGCCCGCCGCGCCGGGCGATGACCTGTCCTGTGAGTTGGACGGCAAGGACCTGTTCCTCGCCCTGGAGGACCGGAAATTCCGCGTCCGGGGCTGGGAGAAGCCCCTGAACCCGGAAACCCTCAAGGTGAACCTGATGGTGTCCAGGGGCGAAGCGTTTCACGTGGACACGCTGGACCTCTACCAGTCCAAAGCCAGGGCGGGTTTCATCCGGCAGGCGGGTCTGGAGCTGGGAGAGTCGGAGGACACCCTGAAGCGGGACCTGGGCAAGGTGCTGCGCAAGGTGGAGGCATTGCAGGCGGACGCGTTGTCGGAAGCCCTCGCGGCGAAAGCCAAGCTGCCGCCCATCACGGAGGCGGAACACGCCGAAGCCCTGGAGCTGCTGAAGGCTCCGGATCTGATGGGGCGGATTCTCAGGGATTTCAACGCCCTGGGCGTGGTGGGGGAGGAGTCCAACAAGCTCACCGGCTACCTGGCGGCGGTGTCCCGGCTCCTGGATCGCCCATTGGCGCTGCTGATCCAGTCCGCCTCGGCGGCGGGCAAGTCCTCCCTGATGGATGCCGTCCTGGACCTGATCCCGGAGGAGGACGTGATCCGGTATTCCGCCATGAGCGGGCAGTCCATCTTTTACATGGGCGACCGCAGCCTCCAGCACAAGATTCTCGCCATCGCGGAGGAGGAGGGCGCGAAACAAGCCAGCTACGCCCTCAAGCTGCTCCAGTCGGAAGGCAGGGTTACCATGGCGTCCACGGGCAAGGACCCTCAGTCGGGGATGCTGGTGACGCATGACTACACAGTGGAGGGTCCGGTGTCCCTGTTCCTCACCACCACCGCCATCGACCTGGACGAGGAGCTGCTGAACCGCTGCCTGGTGCTGACGGTGAACGAGTCCAGGGAACAGACCCGCGCCATCCATGCCCTGCAACGCAGCCGGGAGACGCTGGAAGGGCTGCTGGCGAGGGAGAGCCGGGATAGCCTGCTGAAGCTCCATCGCAACGCCCAGAGGCTTCTACAGCCCCTGGCGGTGGTCAATCCCTACGCCGCCCAGCTCAGTTTCCGCGATGACCAGACCCGAAGCCGGCGCGACCACGTGAAATACCTGACCCTCATCCGCGCCATTGCCCTGCTGCATCAGTTCCAGCGGGACGTTAAGACCCATGGTTCCTTGCGCTACATCGAAGTGACCCCGGAGGACATCGCCCTCGCCAATGAGCTTGCCCAGGAAGTCTTTTCCAGGACCGTGGATGAGCTGCTGCCCCAGACCCGCAAGCTGCTGACGTTGATCCACGGATGGGTGAAGGCGGAATGCGAGGGGCGCGGCATGGACCCGGCGGACTTCCATTTCACCCGTCGGCAGGCGCGGGAAGCCCTGGGATGGGGCGATACCCAGCTCTGGACGCACCTGGGGCGGCTGGTGGAGATGGAGTTTCTGCTGCCCCACAAGGGACGCGGGAAGACCGTGGAATACGAGCTGCTCTACAAGGGCGAGGACCCCGAGGGACGCGGCGGGATTCTCGGGCTGATGGACGGCGACCGGCTGCAAGCCGAGGGTATGACGGCGGAAATTCGGGGCGAGGGCGAGAATATTCGGGGTGGCGAGGCTGAGAATTCGGGGCTGTTTCGGGGGGTATTCGGGGCATATTCGGGGGCTGTTCGGGGGTCAGCCATGGAGGCGGAAGCCGCGCCGGATATGGCATTGGCGGCAGGTGAACCCGTCAACGGTGAAAAACGCAGTTCTTACGTGCCTCACGCCGTCCTGTCATACCCGCTGATGGACCGGGGGAACTGA
- a CDS encoding DNA primase, whose translation MARIPDEELERLKVEVSVERLVEASGIVLTKTGKDRTGKCPFHEESEGSLIVTPGKNLWHCFGCGVGGGPVDWVMKTQGISFRHAVELLRADLSMAPVEASVKASSVRRLPSPVTFDADDQALLQQTIAYYHDTLKTAPEALDYLKARGIDHPEAVERFKLGYANRTLGYSLPIKAVKAGGEIRGRLQKIGLYRESGHEHFTGSLVIPVMDEEGNILEVYGRKLLDNLRKGTPYHLYLPGPHKGVWNVAGLKGSKEVILCEALIDALTFWCAGYRNVTAAYGVEGFTPDHLEAFKSCGVERVLIAYDRDDAGDRAADKLAQKLMDQGIACFRVQFPKGMDANDYALKVAPAMKSLGLAIRNAVWMGNGKAPERSLGAVLEEKKAAKEESTRTPEPVPSLAAIPQPLSRDSGKPGNQIPNRIPAHPGNRETIQEPVRETMRETVQESALEPIPASPVPPAPGDDLSCELDGKDLYMSLEGRKYRVRGWEKPLNPETLKVNLMVSRGEAFHVDTLDLYQSKARAGFIRQAGLELGESEDTLKRDLGKVLRKVEAMQADALSEALAAKAKLPPITETEHAEALELLKSPDLMRRILQDFEALGVVGEESNKLTGYLAAVSRLLDRPLALLIQSASAAGKSSLMDAVLDLIPEEDVIRYSAMSGQSIFYMGDRSLQHKILAIAEEEGAKQASYALKLLQSEGRVTMASTGKDPQSGMLVTHDYTVEGPVSLFLTTTAIDLDEELLNRCLVLTVNESREQTRAIHALQRSRETLEGLLARESRDSLLKLHRNAQRLLQPLAVVNPYAAQLSFRDDQTRSRRDHVKYLTLIRAIALLHQFQRDVKTHGSLRYIEVTPEDIALANELAQEVFSRTVDELLPQTRKLLTLIHGWVKAECEGRGMDPSAFHFTRRQAREALGWGDTQLWTHLGRLVEMEFLLPHKGRGKTVEYELLYKGEDAEGRGGLLGLMDGDRLEAEGMTAKIRGDGENIRGGEAENSGLIRRVFGAYSGSVRGGSIEPEAAPDMALTATASLNGEKRGTSGFHVPPSYPDTSYPKMDRGN comes from the coding sequence ATGGCTCGCATCCCGGATGAGGAACTGGAGCGCCTGAAGGTGGAAGTGTCGGTTGAGCGCCTGGTGGAAGCCTCGGGGATCGTGCTGACGAAAACCGGCAAGGACCGGACGGGGAAATGCCCGTTCCACGAGGAATCGGAAGGCTCCCTGATCGTCACGCCGGGCAAGAACCTCTGGCACTGCTTCGGCTGCGGCGTGGGCGGCGGTCCCGTGGATTGGGTGATGAAGACCCAGGGCATCAGCTTCCGCCATGCGGTGGAGCTGCTGCGGGCGGACCTGTCCATGGCTCCCGTGGAAGCCTCCGTGAAAGCCAGCTCCGTGCGGCGGCTGCCGTCCCCGGTGACCTTCGATGCCGATGACCAGGCGCTCCTCCAGCAGACCATCGCCTACTACCACGACACCCTCAAGACCGCCCCCGAAGCCCTGGACTACCTGAAAGCCCGTGGAATCGACCACCCGGAGGCGGTGGAGCGGTTCAAGCTGGGCTATGCGAATCGGACCCTGGGCTACAGCCTGCCCATCAAGGCGGTGAAGGCTGGGGGCGAAATCCGGGGGCGGCTCCAGAAGATCGGGCTCTACCGGGAATCCGGACACGAGCATTTCACCGGCAGCCTCGTCATTCCCGTGATGGACGAGGAAGGCAACATCCTCGAAGTCTATGGGCGCAAGCTCCTGGACAACCTGCGCAAGGGGACGCCCTACCATCTCTACCTGCCAGGACCGCACAAGGGCGTGTGGAACGTGGCGGGCTTGAAGGGTTCCAAGGAGGTCATCCTGTGCGAGGCGCTGATCGACGCCCTCACGTTCTGGTGCGCGGGATACCGCAACGTGACCGCAGCCTATGGGGTGGAGGGGTTCACCCCGGACCACCTGGAAGCGTTCAAGAGCTGCGGCGTGGAGCGGGTGCTGATCGCCTATGACCGGGACGACGCCGGGGACCGTGCCGCGGACAAGCTCGCCCAGAAGCTCATGGACCAGGGCATCGCCTGTTTCCGGGTCCAGTTCCCCAAGGGGATGGACGCGAACGACTACGCCCTGAAAGTGGCTCCCGCCATGAAGTCCCTGGGGCTGGCGATCCGGAACGCGGTCTGGATGGGCAACGGCAAGGCTCCCGAACGCAGCCTGGGTGCGGTTCTGGAGGAAAAGAAGGCGGCTAAAGAAGAAAGCACCAGGACGCCCGAGCCTGTTCCTTCTTTAGCTGCCATCCCTCAGCCGCTTTCCCGGGATTCCGGAAAGCCGGGAAACCAGATTCCCAACCGGATTCCCGCCCATCCGGGAAACCGGGAAACCATCCAGGAACCCGTCCGGGAAACCATGCGTGAAACCGTCCAGGAATCTGCCCTGGAGCCCATTCCAGCCTCTCCGGTGCCTCCAGCGCCGGGGGATGACCTTTCCTGCGAGCTGGACGGCAAGGACCTGTATATGAGCCTGGAGGGGCGTAAATACCGCGTCAGGGGCTGGGAGAAGCCGCTGAACCCGGAAACCCTCAAGGTCAACCTGATGGTGTCCAGGGGCGAAGCGTTTCACGTGGACACGCTGGACCTCTACCAGTCCAAAGCCAGGGCGGGTTTCATCCGGCAGGCGGGTCTGGAGCTGGGAGAATCCGAGGACACCCTGAAACGGGACCTGGGCAAGGTGCTGCGCAAGGTGGAGGCGATGCAGGCGGACGCATTGTCGGAAGCCCTCGCGGCGAAAGCCAAACTGCCACCCATCACGGAGACGGAACATGCCGAAGCCCTGGAGCTGCTGAAGTCCCCGGACCTGATGCGGCGGATTCTCCAGGATTTCGAGGCGCTGGGGGTGGTGGGGGAGGAGTCCAACAAGCTCACCGGCTACCTGGCGGCGGTGTCCCGCCTCCTGGATCGCCCCCTGGCGCTGCTGATCCAGTCGGCATCGGCGGCAGGTAAATCCAGCCTGATGGATGCGGTCCTGGACCTGATTCCCGAGGAGGACGTGATCCGCTATTCCGCCATGAGCGGGCAATCCATCTTTTACATGGGCGACCGCAGCCTCCAACACAAGATCCTTGCCATTGCGGAGGAGGAGGGCGCGAAGCAAGCCAGCTACGCCCTCAAGCTGCTCCAGTCGGAAGGCAGGGTCACCATGGCGTCCACGGGCAAGGACCCTCAGTCGGGGATGCTGGTGACGCATGACTACACGGTGGAGGGTCCGGTTTCCCTGTTCCTCACCACCACCGCCATCGACCTGGACGAGGAGCTGCTGAACCGCTGCCTGGTGCTCACCGTCAATGAGAGCCGGGAACAGACCCGCGCCATCCATGCCCTGCAACGCAGCCGGGAGACGCTGGAAGGGCTGCTGGCGAGGGAGAGCCGGGATAGCCTGCTGAAGCTCCACCGCAACGCCCAGAGGCTGCTACAGCCCCTGGCGGTGGTCAATCCCTATGCTGCCCAGCTCAGCTTCCGGGATGACCAGACCCGGAGCCGGCGCGACCACGTGAAGTATTTGACGCTGATCCGCGCCATTGCCCTCCTGCACCAGTTCCAGCGGGACGTTAAGACCCATGGTTCCTTGCGCTACATCGAGGTCACCCCGGAGGACATCGCCCTCGCCAATGAGCTTGCCCAGGAGGTCTTTTCCCGGACGGTGGACGAGCTGCTGCCCCAGACCCGCAAGCTGCTGACGCTGATCCACGGCTGGGTGAAGGCGGAATGCGAGGGGCGCGGCATGGACCCGTCAGCTTTCCATTTCACCCGGAGGCAGGCGCGGGAAGCCCTGGGATGGGGCGATACCCAGCTCTGGACGCACCTGGGGCGGCTGGTGGAGATGGAGTTCCTGCTGCCCCACAAGGGACGCGGGAAGACCGTGGAATACGAGCTGCTCTACAAGGGCGAGGATGCCGAAGGACGCGGCGGGCTTCTGGGGCTGATGGATGGCGACCGGCTGGAAGCCGAGGGTATGACGGCGAAAATTCGGGGCGATGGCGAGAATATTCGGGGTGGCGAGGCTGAAAATTCGGGGCTGATTCGGCGGGTATTCGGGGCATATTCGGGGTCCGTTCGGGGTGGTTCCATCGAGCCTGAAGCCGCTCCGGACATGGCATTGACCGCAACGGCTTCCCTCAATGGTGAGAAACGCGGTACTTCTGGGTTTCACGTGCCGCCGTCCTACCCCGATACGTCCTACCCGAAGATGGACCGGGGGAACTGA
- a CDS encoding helix-turn-helix domain-containing protein — protein sequence MNDQDAPFFQALGSRIASARKALNRTQQELADQLGVAQQTYAKWEMGRARIQVDMLPRLAQGLQVSMDELVGVKTGPQPKRGPANNFEKRIERMRKLPRTKQQLILDMLDAFLAKASH from the coding sequence ATGAACGACCAGGACGCCCCTTTCTTCCAGGCTCTCGGCAGCCGCATCGCCAGCGCCCGCAAAGCCCTGAACCGCACCCAGCAGGAGCTTGCCGACCAGCTCGGCGTCGCCCAGCAGACCTATGCCAAATGGGAGATGGGACGCGCCCGCATCCAGGTGGACATGCTCCCCCGGCTGGCGCAGGGCTTGCAGGTGTCCATGGACGAGCTGGTGGGCGTGAAAACGGGTCCGCAGCCCAAACGCGGTCCCGCGAACAACTTCGAGAAACGGATCGAGCGGATGCGCAAGCTTCCCCGAACCAAACAGCAGCTCATCCTGGACATGCTGGACGCCTTCCTCGCCAAAGCGAGCCACTGA
- a CDS encoding DUF4431 domain-containing protein, which produces MYLPNRALFSLVLLAGFQCMAVEPALEKLNYGAVVLSGVVVERTEYGPPNFENDGLCKKVKIRCIKLKKPVQVIGNKDDRFNSEDIDNIGVVQIIEPSGKNLRFAIGKKAKIKGVLEQAMTGHHYTKAILSVKDLSDVEIEK; this is translated from the coding sequence ATGTACCTCCCGAATAGAGCTTTATTCAGCCTAGTCCTGCTTGCTGGGTTTCAATGCATGGCAGTTGAGCCTGCCCTGGAAAAGCTCAATTACGGTGCCGTTGTTCTCTCAGGGGTGGTTGTCGAGAGAACAGAGTATGGTCCGCCGAACTTTGAGAATGATGGTCTATGCAAGAAGGTGAAGATACGCTGCATCAAGCTCAAGAAGCCTGTCCAGGTTATTGGCAACAAGGACGACAGGTTTAACTCTGAGGATATAGACAATATTGGCGTGGTGCAGATTATCGAGCCATCAGGCAAAAACCTCAGGTTTGCGATAGGTAAAAAGGCAAAGATTAAAGGTGTATTAGAACAAGCTATGACAGGGCATCACTACACCAAAGCAATTTTGTCCGTTAAGGACCTTTCAGACGTGGAGATTGAAAAGTAG
- a CDS encoding recombinase family protein encodes MGPRKANGTLRAYGYVRVSTADQADFGVSLDAQTERIRGWCQGNGYELVEVHVDRGLSGGRCDNRPALQDALRAVGRGESLVVYSLSRLARSTRDTLLIAESLDRKGADLVSLSEKIDTTSSTGKMVFRMLAVLSEFERDVISERTSMAMKHLKQSGRYTGGFEPYGYRCVEGALQAVPEEREVVQLIQRFHEAGASLRTIGRRLSEVGITSRAGKPFQAIQIARILKAG; translated from the coding sequence ATGGGTCCACGGAAGGCGAACGGAACGCTGCGAGCCTACGGCTACGTCCGGGTTTCGACGGCGGACCAGGCGGACTTCGGCGTGAGCCTGGACGCGCAGACGGAGCGCATCCGGGGCTGGTGCCAGGGCAACGGCTACGAGCTGGTGGAGGTTCACGTGGACCGGGGACTGAGCGGCGGGCGTTGCGATAACCGTCCCGCCCTCCAGGACGCCCTCCGAGCCGTGGGACGGGGCGAGTCCCTGGTGGTCTATAGCCTCAGCCGCCTGGCGCGATCCACGCGGGACACGCTGCTGATCGCCGAGAGCCTGGACCGCAAGGGCGCGGACCTGGTGAGCCTGAGTGAGAAGATCGACACCACGTCCTCCACGGGCAAGATGGTGTTCCGGATGCTGGCGGTCCTCTCCGAATTCGAGCGGGACGTGATCAGTGAGCGCACGTCCATGGCGATGAAGCACCTGAAGCAGTCCGGGCGCTACACGGGCGGATTCGAGCCGTATGGCTACCGCTGCGTGGAAGGTGCCCTCCAGGCGGTCCCGGAGGAGCGGGAGGTGGTCCAGCTCATCCAGCGGTTCCATGAAGCCGGGGCATCCCTGCGGACCATCGGCAGGCGGCTGTCCGAGGTGGGGATCACCTCCCGGGCGGGCAAGCCGTTCCAGGCAATCCAGATCGCCCGCATCCTCAAGGCGGGTTGA